The Candidatus Kaelpia imicola genome contains a region encoding:
- the groES gene encoding co-chaperone GroES, with product MNVKPLGDRILVKPMQAEEKTKGGILLPDTAKEKPQQGEVVAVGQGKTLETGEVKSPEVKVKDKVLYGKYSGTEVTVEGEEYLIIREDDILAIVA from the coding sequence ATGAATGTCAAGCCATTAGGTGACAGAATTTTGGTAAAACCTATGCAGGCGGAAGAGAAAACCAAAGGCGGTATTCTACTTCCAGACACAGCAAAAGAGAAACCTCAACAGGGCGAGGTTGTTGCTGTGGGCCAGGGAAAGACTCTGGAGACGGGAGAGGTAAAGAGCCCTGAGGTTAAAGTTAAAGATAAGGTTTTGTACGGTAAGTATTCCGGAACTGAAGTAACAGTTGAAGGTGAAGAGTATCTTATCATAAGAGAAGACGATATACTTGCAATAGTAGCATAA